The stretch of DNA AGGATCCGGACGATCCACGCGTGGAACCTCCCGCCGCGCCAAGCGGCCGCGCTCCAGCGACGCCTCGCCGCGCGCGTCGTCCGGCGGGGCGGGCCGCTGCGACCGCGGCTCGTCGCCGGCGCGGACATCGCCTGCGACCGGGAGAGCGACCGTCTGTAC from Candidatus Eisenbacteria bacterium encodes:
- a CDS encoding endonuclease V, whose translation is MRIRTIHAWNLPPRQAAALQRRLAARVVRRGGPLRPRLVAGADIACDRESDRLY